TACTTCGGCTGCGGCGCACTGAACGGATTGTGCGTAAAGGTCCAACCGCCTTCGTCGGTCTTTTCGAAGAACGGAAAATCAACGACCCAGCAGAAAGCCAGCTCGTTCGGATCATCCTTGTTGACGCGCAGGTCCGGCTTGTCGTTGCCATACTTCGCCACGGCCTCGGCGTAAGTGAGGCGCGGGAACGGCGTCTGAGTGATCTTCTTCTCGGGCGTGACGGTCCGAACGACGTCGAGTGCCAACTCTTCGACCAGGCGCATCACGTCCTCCTGCTCGACGAACGACATCTCGAGATCCACCTGGGTGAACTCAGGCTGGCGGTCGCCGCGCTGATCCTCGTCGCGGAAACAGCGCGCCACCTGGAAATAACGTTCCAGGCCGGCGACCATCAGGAGCTGCTTGAACTGCTGCGGCGACTGCGGCAAGACGTAATATTTTCCGGCGTGCAAGCGCGATGGCACGATGTATTCGCGCGAACCTTCCGGCGTGCCCTTGGTCAGGCATGGTGTCTCGACCTCGATGAAATTATTCTTGTGCAAAAAATCGCGGAACTGAGTCGTGACCTTGTCGCGCAGGATCAGGTTGCGCTGCATCCGCTCGGTGCGCAGGTCGAGATAGCGGTACTTGAGCCGCAGTTCCTCGCTCACCGGCATTGTGTCCTTGTCCAGCTCGAACGGCGGCGTCTTGGACTCGTTCAGGATCTCGAGATCGGCGGCGGATAATTCGATGCCGCCGGTGGCCAGCTTCGGATTACGCATCTTCTCCGGCCGCTCACTGACCTTGCCTTTGATGGTCACGACGAATTCCGGGCGCAAGGCGTTGGCTTTGGCCACGACATCCTTGCTCCAGAAGACGACCTGTAAAAGGCCGGTCCGGTCGCGCAGGTCGATGAAGATGAGCTTGCCCATGTCGCGCCGGGCATGCACCCAGCCGGAGACCTCGACCTCCTGGCCGACCCGATTCACCAATTCGCCGATCATTGTTCTTGCCATAGTTCGTGCGCTTCGCTTAGAAGGGAAATATCCGTTACGGCTGCAGACGGCTCAGCATCCGGGGGAACGGCGTCGTTTCGCGCACGTGCTCCAGGCCGCAGATCCAAGCCACGGTCCGTTCGAGACCGATGCCGAAACCGGAATGCGGCACGGAACCGTAACGGCGGATGTCCAGGTACCAGCTGAAAGCCTCTTTCGGCAGCTTGTGTTCTTCGATGCGAGCCTCCAGCAGTTTCAGATCGTCGATGCGCTGCGAACCGCCGATGACCTCGCCATAGCCCTCCGGCGCCAACATGTCGTTATTGAGCGCGCGATCCGGCTCGTTCGGATCCGGTTTCATGTAGAACGCCTTGATCTCGGTCGGGTAATGATGGACGAAGATCGGCTTGTCGAATTTCTTGGTGAGGATGGTCTCGTCGTCGCCGCCGAAATCGTCGCGCTCCTTGATGTCGGAACCGGCCTCCTGCAGGATCTTCACGGCCTCGCTGTGATGCAGGCGCGGGAAGCCGCCCTCGGCCGCTTTCTGGAGCGGCTCCAGATTGCGTTCCAGCGTCTTGAGTTCCTGCTGGCAATGTTCGAGGACGCGGCGCACGACATGCACGACCATGTCCTCCTGCAGCTGGATGTTCTCAAGCCAATCCATGTAAGAAGCCTCTGCTTCCAACATCCAGAACTCGGTCAGATGGCGGCGGGTCTTCGACTTCTCCGAACGGAAAGCCGGACCGAAACAGTAAGTCTTTCCGAGCGCGGCCGAAGTGGCTTCGAGATACAGCTGGCCGGACTGCGACAGGTAGGCTTTGTCGTCGAAATATTTAACTTCGAAGAGATCGGTCGTGCCCTCGCAGGCGCTCGGCGTGAAGACCGGCGAATCGGTCAGGGTGAAACCGCGAAGTTTCATGAACTCGCGCAGGCCGAAAACAATCTCGTCGCGGACGCGCAGGATCGCCTCCTGGCGGGCCGAGCGGATCCAGAGATGCCGCAGGTCCATGAGGAAATCCACGCCGTGTTCTTTCTTGCCGATGGGATATTCCGGAGCCGCGCCGACGAGCACGACCTCCTTGGCTGCGAGTTCGACGCCGGAAGCCGAGCGCTTGTCCTCTTTGACCGTGCCACGGACGATGCAGGAAGCTTCGACCGTGAGCGCCTTGGCCGCCTCCCAGGTCTCAGGCGAAACATCGGCTTTGGAAACGACGGCCTGGATGCGGCCGGTGCCGTCGCGCAACTGCAAAAAAGCGATGGAACCGGAAGAGCGGCTGTTGAAATTCCAGCCGCGCAATTCAACCTCCTGACCCAGATGTTTCGGGGCGTCCTTGATCTCGATGATCATACTTTTTAAGCGATAATAAGCGGAAAATGGCGCCAAAAAATGCGCCTAAACACCGCTTCATGATGCCTTTTTCGGCTTAAAAAATCAAGCCGACGATAGGCTTGACCTGTGGCTAAGTGGAGTGACGGAGTCAGGGAGTGACGAAGAGACGGAGTCAACGAAAATTTAATCATCTCATCTCTCTCGCGAACACCACCCCCCTACGCCAACTGCCGCATGAAACGCAGCGCGCGGATGCCTTCTTCCAAATGTCCGACCAGCAAGGCCTCGATGAGTTCGCTAGTCGGCGAGGCGACCTCAGCCGGCACGTCTGCCTGCTGAAGCGAAGTCAAATGACTCCGGCGCATCAGACGCAGCGCCTCGATGACGCCGGACGACACGGTTTCTTTCGAATAGGGACGACAGGTGGAGCATTCGATGCCGCCACGAAGCGCGTTCAGAGCGTTGCCGGAAACCGACAATTTACCGCGGCAGCGGACGCAGGCGTCGAACTCCGGCGCGAACCCCAGGATATCCAGAAGCTTCAGCGCGGCGCCGTCATAGACCGGATGATGGCCGCCGCGGACGAACTCCGGCGCCGACCAGCGGTCCAAAGCCTCGAAAAAATCGACGAGCAGCTCGAAGATCCGTTCCTCGGGCAGCTCGCGTTTGGTCAGGGAATCCACGGTCAGCAAAAAACTCTGCGCCGTGATGGTCTTCGGGAGAGAATCCGGAAGACTGGAAAAACGCCGGGCCAGGCAGGCCCCGGCCAGACGGTCGATACGCCGGCCTTTCGCCACCATGATCTCGACGACGCCGAAGCTGCTGAGATGCGGCGACAGTTTGCTCTTGCCGCGACGCGTGCCCTGGGCCAGCACCGTGATCTTGCCATGGTTGGCAGTATAAATAGTGTAGGTCCGATCCGCGTCACGGACCGGCCGAGTCTTCAGAACAATGCCCTGATCGCGATAGGTCGGCATAGGACAGCGGCTAGCTCGGCCTCCGATCGAGCCAGGATTGCAAAATGACCGCGGCCGCGGCCGCATCCTTGTCGACGTCGCCAGCCTTGGCTCCGACCGAGCGGCGGGCACTTTCCACGATACCGCTCGAGAAACGCTCGTCCTCGGTCTCGACCGCGAGTCCCCCGCGCTCCGCGAGCGCCGCCGCGAAAACCGCGACCTGCCGCGCCCAGTCGCTCGCGGCGCCGGCGTCCTTAAGGCTGCGCGGCAAACCGATCACCGCCAGCGTCGCCCCCTCCCGGGCGGCGACCTTGGCCACGGCTAAAACATCCGCCTCCAAACTCTGGGCAGCGACCGTTTCGAGCGGCACGGCTACCGGCGCATCCGTATCAGCGAGCGCCAGGCCGATGCGTCTGGTGCCGTAATCGACTCCGATCAATCTCATAAAACTAAAATTCCAGACCGATCCCCTCTTGCGGCGTCAGTATCTCCAGGCCCTTGGCGGTCACGGCGACTGTGACCTCGAAATGAGCCGATGGCTGGCCATCCGCGGTCGCGATCGTCCAGCCGTCGCGCTTCACCCGGACCTCGTCGCGGCCGGCGTTCACCATGGGTTCGATCGCGATGACCATGCCGGGGACAAGACGGACCGGTTCCAGGCTTCGGTCGAAATAATTCGGAATCGGCGGCTCTTCGTGGACCGCGCGGCCGACGCCGTGACCGGTCAGGTCTTTGACCGTCGAATAACCCAGCCGCCGGACATGACGATCAATGGCTTTGCCGATGTCGCTCACCCAGGCTCCGGGACGAACCTGTTTGAGGCCGATGTTCAAAGACGCGCGCGTGGCTTCGAGCAGCTTCAATCGCTCCGGCGCGACCTCGCCGACCGCGACCGTGAGCGCCGTATCCGTGAAAAACCCGCGGTACTTGAGACCGACATCCAATTTCAGAAGATCGCCGCTCGCGACCGGCCGCGACGGCAAAGCCATGCCGTGGACGACCTCGTCGTTCAGCGAACTGCAGATGGCGGTCGGAAAAGCCGTCCGGCTGCCTTCGGGTCGGTACCCCTGGAAGGCTGGTTCACCGCCCGCCGCCCGCATCAATTTCTGCGCCAACGCTTCAAGCTCGCCAGTGGTGACGCCGGGCTTCGCCTCCGCCGCGAGGCGCGCCAAAATATCGGCCAGAATCCGGCCGCCGGCGCGAATGATCTCTATCTCTGGTCCGGTCTTCAGGTCGATCATAAGTTCACTCCCCAGTTTAGAACAAAAGGCGCGTTCGGCAAAGCAGGCAAAGACTCCCTCGGGCTGGAAGCCCGGGATTTTTGATATTCCAACCGCTTTCATTCGCCGTAGCCTATCCCCCTTCCCCCGCACTAGACAGTGCGGGGTGCGGGGGATTCGCGTCTTTTATTCAACCTCGGCTGACGCCGAGGCTTTCTGATAGTGGCGAAAATAAAAGGACGCCGATGTCGGCGTCCTGAGCGCTGCTGAACCTTCCGGTTCACTTCTTGAGAAGCCGGTCGACAAGAGCGTCGATCCAGGCCTGGTACTCCTCGAGAGTGCCCTGATTGTTGTAGAGGTTCTCCCACGGCACGAGCGCCAGGGTGCGGTCGACCTGCTGGCCGTGCAGCGGCTGGCCGATGCCGCGATCGTCATCGTCGAGCTTGGTGAAACCGGCCATGTCGACCGGATCGCCGGGACGCCGGCGGCTCAGAAGACGCGCGGCCCTGACGTGGGTCGGCGCGACTATGCCGATCATGACGAAACAGCCGCCAAGCAATTTCTGCAGGCCTTTGACCTCGTCGGGGTGGCGCATGCCGTTCACGATGATCCGGCGATGACCCTGAGACTTGAGCGTCGCGACGACGCGCTTGGCCCAATAAGCCATACCTTCGGGCTGCTCGCGGCCCCAGTTACCGATTTCGATCAGCTGATCGACGGTCGGTTTCTCGATGCCCCGGCGCTTGGCCTCCTCGCGGATCTCGTCGGAACAGCGGCGGGTCACGAAACCGTGCGCAGTCAGACGCTCGGACAACTCATCCTTGCCGGCCGCCTTGAGGCCGGTGAGTCCGATGACCAGATCGAAATCCTTTGAACGTGTTTGGCGCTTCTTCATGGCGACCTCCGTTAACGCAGACAAAGAACAAGTCTGCGCACTTTTTACACCAACGGCCGGACAACGTCAAAGCCGGACGCGATCAACTAGACTCCCAAAGCGGCGGCGATCGCGGCCTCGACCTCGGCGATCGGACGGGTGCCATCGATCCGCCTCACGAGACCGCGGGCCGAATAGAAATCAATGAGCGGCTGGGTGTCGTGATGATAAAGGCTCAGGCGCTGGCGGATGACCTCCGGGGTGTCGTCCGCGCGCTGGATGAGCGGGCTGCCGCAACGGTCGCATTTGTCCGGCGAACCCTTCGGTGGATTGAACTCGATATGATAATTGAGCTCGCAATCCTGATTCGAGCAGACCCGGCGGCCGGACAACCGTCGCACCGCTTCGTCGTCGGCGATATCAAGACTGATGACGTGGGTCACCTGGCGGTTGATCTTCGTCATAAGTTCGTCCAACGCCTCAGCCTGATCCTTCGTGCGCGGATAACCGTCCACGATGAAGCCGCCGACGGTATCTTCTTCCGTGAGGCGTTCGGCCATGACCTGATTGACCAGATCGGTCGGCACGAGTTCGCCGCGCTCGATGTAACCGGCCAGGTCGCGGCCCAGACCCGTGTTGCGTTCGATCTCGGCGCGGAACAGCTTGCCGAGAGAGATGGTCGGGATACCGAGTTTCTCGGACATCTTTTCGGACTGCGTGCCTTTGCCGGAGCCTTGCGGCCCGATCATGATGATATTGAACATAGTCTTCGGGTCAGGATGCTAAGAGCGTGATTAGATAACCGACGATGGAACCGAGAGCGATCGGCGGCAGGGCCGGCATCGGCCGGTGAGTACGCTGGGCCGCGAAGATCAGGCTCGTGGCCAGGAGTCCGGCGAGCGCCCCGATGGCGACCGGGACGGCGGCGGACGAACCACGGACCGCGAGCGACGCGACGAGCATGGCTGGCAGGACCATGTCGCCCGTGCCTAGGAAAAAGAAACCACCGTCAGCCGAGACCTCCTTCAGACGCTTGAAAAAACCTGCGCTGGTTGACGGTATAATGATGGCAAAAATAGCCCGCTGCCGCAACAGAGAAGCCGCCGCTTCGGCCAGATGCCGGGTCACGTAAACCGCGAACAGGTCATAGAACGACAGCCCGGCCAGGATCACGACCACGACCAGCGGCCGCATGGCTTCGCCCAGACCCAGGGCCAGACCGGCCATGCCGAAGACCAGGATCAGGTCGTAGGTCGCGACGCGGCTCACGGCGTAGTGCAGCAGGACCGCCGCCGCGACAGCGATGATCGCCGGTCCGGTCCCGAACGCCGTCTCGAACCAGGCGCCGACGCCGACGAACACGGCCAGGGTGAAAAGCAGGGTGAAGACCAGGGCTCCGCGCCTGGTCCGCGCCAGTATCACGAGGAGCGCGGTCGCGGCCGCGAAAGCCGTGATGAAACTCCAGATGGTCAGTTCCGGAGCGGCCGCCGCGGCAACGGTCCCTGGCTTGGCGAACGCGGCCAATCGGCCGACCAGAAGCACCAGCAGCAGGACCGATCCTAAAAGAAAGATCTCCAGTGCGGACGCAAAAACCAGCCGCGCCGCGCGAGCCGCGGCCGGAATCTCTTCCTGGCGCTCAGGCGCCGAAGATGGCGGCTTCGACATTTTGTCGATCGATCTCGGAGATGACATACGTCTGCTGTAATTTCATGAGCGCCAGATGCAACTCACGCGGATAGATCAAACCGGAGTGAGTGTCATGAAGACGGACCAGCAGCTGGCGGACAGCCTCGCGTTGATGCTGATCAAGACTGGAGATGCCGAAAGTCAGCTCCTTGATCTCTTCTTTGGCCAGCCGCACAGGCGTTGATCCTTCCATAGGTCTTAATTATACCAAAAAGGCGCGTTGGACGCGCCCTTTGGTCGATTATTTGGCTTGGTTGCGCTATTTACAGCGACTCGTAATCACGCATCGTCATCTGCGAATCAACCTGTTTGACGATCTCAATGACCACGGAAACGACGATGAGCAAGCTGGTGCCACCGACGACGAGCGACTGGGTGCCGGTCATATGCTGGACGATCAGCGGCAGGACGGCGATGGCCGCGAGGAAGAACGCGCCCGCCGGCATGATCCGGCTCACGGTCTTGCTGATATATTCAGCGGTCGGATTTCCAGGCCGGATGCCGGGAATGAACCCGCCCTGTTTCTGCAGATTCTCGGCCACGCGATCAGGATGGAAAACGACGGCGGTGTAGAAGTAGGTGAACACGAAGACCAGGAGGAAATAAAGGATGCCGTAGATCCACTTGTCCTGGAAGAACATGATGGTCTTCTGCGCGCCGGCCGCGAGCCAGGCCGTCTTGGCCTTCAGGAAGAACTGGGCGATCATCGGCGGGAACAGGATGATGGAGACCGCGAAGATGATCGGGATGACGCCGGCCATGTTGACGCGGAGCGGCAGGAACGTTTCGGCGCCGCCGAAGAGTTTGCCGCCGCGCATGCGCTTGGCGTAGACGACCGGAATGTTGCGCTGACCCTCAGTGATGAAGACCACGCCAGCGACCGTCAGCAGGCCGATGACCGCGAAAGCCGCCCAATTCAGGAGCTTCGACGGTTCATAGGTCAGGATGGCTTGCTGCACGGCGGTCGGCAGGCGGTCGACGATGTTGGCGAAGATCAGGATGGAAATGCCGTTGCCGATCTTGCGCTCGGAGATGAGCTCGCCGATCCACATGAGCCAGATCGTGCCGGCGGTCATCGCCAGGACGATCACGGCTTTCTGGACGACCGAGATATCGCCGACGATCCCCTGGCCGGAAGAGGTCAGGATGGAGAGCATGGCGTAGGCCTGCAAGAGCGCGAGCGGCACCGTGGCCAACCGGGTGTAATAATTGATGCGCTCCTGTCCGCCGGCGCCGTCTTTCTGGATCTCCTCCAGCCGCGGGATGATCATGGCGAGGAGCTGGAAGATGATGGACGAGGTGATGTACGGGCCGACGCCGAGCGCGACCACGGAGAAGTTCTGCATGCTGCCGCCGGAGAACAGGTCGAGCATGCCGAGCACCTGGTTCGACTGGAAGAAATCGCGCAGGTTGGCGGCATTGACGCCGGGAACCGGCACGTGGGTGGCGACGCGGTAAACGACGAGCATCAGCAGCACGAAAATGATGCTGTTGCGCAGGTCGGCGGCTTTCCAAATTTGTCGGATCTTATTCCACATAACTTCGGTATTAGCGTGCTTGGCATCCGACGCGGCTGGGGCGACAAGCGCCCCGGAACCGTACCGGCTAGAACACAGCTGTATTTTACCGGACTTCGCCGCGAGCGGCCACTATCTTCTCTTTGGCCGATTCGGAAACGCGGCAACCGGTCACGATCAGCCGCTTTTTAAGCTCACCAGCGCCCAGGATCTTGACGTTGACGGTGCCGACCTTGATGAGGCCGTTCTTGATCATGGTCTTCGGATTGACGATGCCGCCTTCCTTGAAAGCCTCGGCGATCTGCTCGAGATTGACGGCCACAGGCGGGGTCCGGAGAGCGCGAAAACCGCGCAGCTTCGGGGTCGCGAGGATCGTGCGCCGGAGGCCGAGGATGAGCAGTTTATTGCGGCCGCCGGTCCTGGCGCGCTGGCCCTTGGTGCCGCGGCCGGCCGTCGTACCCTTGCCGGAAGCATTGCCGCGGCCGACGCGCTTGTAGTGCTGTTTGGCGCCGTGCGCGGGCTTCAGGGTGCTAAGCGAAAGTGGAGACATAACTGGAGGGATTACTTCTGGGCGGCCTCGGTCTCGACAGCGGCCTTTTTCGGTTTGGCCGGGCTGAGCCGGAGCTGTTGCAAAGCCAACATCGTCGCCTTGGTATTATTGATCTTGTTGTTCGAGCCCAGGATCTTGGCCGAGGCGTTCGGCACGCCGGCGAGTTCCAGGACCACGCGGATCGCGCCGCCGGCCTTGATACCGGTTCCTTTCGGAGCCGGCATGAGCAGCACCGAAGCGGCGGCGAACTTCTGTTCGACGCGGTGCGGGATCGATCCCTGGACCATGGGCACGGTCAGCAGGCGCTTCTTGGCCTGAGTGACGGCCTTGGCGACGCTGCCGGCGACATCAGCGCCCTTGGCGATGCCGAAACCGACGCGGCCCTTGCGGTCGCCGATGATGACGCAGGCGCGGAACCGCATGCGCTTGCCGCCCTTGGTGACGCGGGTGACGCGCGAGAGTTCCAGGATGCGCTGATCGAACTCTTTCTGTTCATCCTGACCGCGGCGGAACGGACGACCGCCGCCGGGCGGACGACGTCCGCTGTCTTTGCGCGGACCTTTATCGGTGATGGGTTGGACGATGATCTTCTCCATAATGATATGCGTTCAAGGCGGCCTTAGAACTTCAGGCCGTTATCCCTGGCGCCGGCGGCCAAAGCGGCGATCCGACCGGTGAAGGCGAAACCATTGCGGTCAAAAACGACCTGGCTCAGTCCGGCTTTCACGGCTTTCTCGGCGACCAGTTTGCCGACCGCGTAAGCGACGGCGACCTTGGCTTGGCGGTCCGACTCGCCCTTGGCGAGCTTGGCAGCCTCTTTCTTGTCGACGACGGTATCATCGGCCGCGGCGAGGGTCTTACCGGCCGCATCATCGATCACCTGGGCGTAGATATGCTTGGCGCTGCGGAAAACCGACAGACGCGGTTTCGCGGCAGTGCCCTGGACCCGGGCGCGGACCCGCCGCTGGCGGCGCAGCCGGGATTGATTCTTTGATTGCACGCTGGCTTTCATAACTTCAATGGTTACGCCGCGGCTCCGGCCTTGGCAGCTTTGCCGGCCTTGCGGTGAATGACCTCATCGACGTACTTGATGCCCTTGCCCTTATACGGTTCCGGAGGCCAGACATGGCGGATCTGAGCGGCGATCTCCCCCACCTGCTGCAGGTCAATGCCGGAAACAGTGATGACATTCTTGTCCACGCCGACCTCGATGCCCGGCGGGATGGGAAAATCAACGTCGTGGGAGAAGCCGACCTCGAGCTTGAGCACTTTGCCCTGGACGCCGGCCTTGAAACCGACGCCGTTGATCTCGAGCTGGCGCTTGTAGCCGACCGTGACGCCGGTGACCATGTTGCCGATGAGCCTGCGGAACAGACCCCAAAGCGAGCGGTCTTTCACGTTCTCATGGTCCTTGACGTCGATCGTGAGCTCCGCGCCCTCGATGACGACTTCCACGTGCGGATGTAATTCGAGCTTCAGTTCGCCCTTGGGACCCTTGACGTTCACGACACGGCCATCGAGTTTGATCTCGACGCCCTTCGGGATGGCCAGGAGTTTTTTTCCGACTCGGGACATATGTTTCAGTGGTTAGCTAAGGCGGTCAAGATCAATAGATCTCGCACAGGATCTCGCCACCCAGCTTGCGCCGACGCGCTTCTTTGTTGGTCATGACGCCCTGCGAGGTCGAAACAATGGCGATGCCCTTGTCGGAGAGGACGCGCGGCAGGTCCTGGTAGCCGTTATAAACGCGGCGGCCCGGGGTCGAAACGCGCTTCAGGCTGCGGATGTAGGGCTGGCGGCCGTCGTACTTGAGCTCCAGACGGAGCTCCACGCCGGTGCCGCTGCCCTCTTTGCCGACCGTGGTCACATAGCCTTCTTCGGCCAGGATCTTGGCGACAGCGAGTTTCATCTTGGAATACGGGATCCTGACCTCCGGTTTTCTGACCTGAGAGGCGTTGCGGATCCGCGTAAGCATGTCTGAGATTGGATCGGTCATCATAATGATGTGGTTTGCATAAACTATCGTGTCGCTGATCCCTGGTCCGGCGCCCGGCCTTGACCACTGTGGTGTCGGCGCCGAGCTTGCGACCAGCGAAACGCAGCTGTATTTACCATGACGACTTCCGGATACCCGGGATCTCGCCCCGGTTGGCTAATTCGCGGAAACAGATGCGGCACAGTTTGAAGTCGCGGATCAGGCCGCGATTGCGGCCGCAGCGCCAGCACCGGCGGACGATGCGCGAGGAAAATTTCGGTTTCTTGGCTGATTTGGCGATTTGACCTTGGGTAGCCATAGTTCCTGATTATTTAACGTCCTCCCTGAACGGGAAGCCGGCGGCGCGGAGCAGTTCCAAGCCGCGAGCCTTGGTGCGAGCCGTGGTGACGATGGTCATCTCCAGGCCGTGCACGAGATCGGTATCCTCCGGGCGGATCTCCGGGAACGAGACGAACTCTTTCATGCCGATGGAGAAATTGCCGTGGGCGTCGATCGACTTGGGCGACACGCCGCGGAAATCGCGGACGCGCGGCAGGGTGGAATTGATCAGCTTGTCGATGAAATCGAACATCCGGCGGCCGCGCAGCGTGACCATCATGCCGACGACCATGCCCTGGCGGATCTTGAAGTTCGAGATGGATTTCTTGGCCAGCGTCTTGACCGGCTTCTGGCCGCTGATCCTGGTCAGCGTCCGCTCGGCCGCCTCGACGTACTTGGGATCCTTGAGACCCTGCTTCAAGCCGACGTTCAGGACGACCTTAACGAACCGCGGCACGGCCATGACGTTCTTCACGCCCAATTTGGCCTTGAGCTGCGGCGCGATCTCTTTCTCGAACAGGATTTGGAACCGTGTTTTGGCGTTCATAATCTTGCGCTATTCAATGGCTTCCTTGCACTTGCGGCAGATGCGGACCTTGCGTTCCTTGCCGTCCGGCTGCGCCAGCATCTTGACGCCGAGCCGGGTCGGCTGGGCGCACTTCGGACAGATTGCCATGACGTTCGCGGCCGCGAGCGGCGCGGCGAACTCGACTTTCTGGCCCGGCTGTCCCTGCTGGCGGGTCTTCAGATACTTGACCATGACATTCACGCCCTCGACCACGACCTTGCCGAGCTTCGGGAAGACCTGAATGACCTTGCCGCTCTTACCCTTGTCCTTGCCGACGGCCACTTTGACGTTGTCGCCTTTCTTGATGTTCATAAGGTTGCGGCTTAGACGACCTCGGGGGCCAAAGAAATGATCTTGGCGAAACCCAGGGTGCGCAGCTCGCGGGCCACGGGTCCGAAGATGCGGGTGCCTTTGGGCTCCTTGGATTTCTCATCGATGATGACGGCGGCGTTGTCGTCGAAACGGACGTAAGTGCCGTCCTTGCGGCGAGTCTCCTTGCGGATGCGGACGATGACCGCGTGGACGACCTGGCTTTTCGCGACCGTGCTGTGCGGCACGGCCAGCTTGACGACGGCGGTGACGATATCGCCCAAGCCGGCATGGCGATGCTGATAGCCGCCATGCAGCCGGATGACCTGCAGTTTCTTGGCGCCGGTGTTGTCGGCGACGCCGATCATTGAACGATGCTGCAACATACCTTTACTTGGTCACCTTTCCGACGACCCGCCAGCGCTTGTCTTTCGACAGCGGCCGCGTCTCGACGAAACGGACGACGTCCCCGACCTTGTACTCCCCCTTCTCGTCATGGACCTTGTACTTCCGGGACTGCCGGTATTGTTTGTTATATTTCGGGTGGGTCTTCTGGCGATCGATCCGGACCACGATGGTCTTGGCCATCTTGTCCGAGACGACCAACCCCTCGAAAACCCGCTGCGTCTTGTTCTTGGCTTCCATATGAAGAAAAAACTACGGGGTTCAACCGCGGGCGGCCGGCTTGGTTCCGGCGGCCTGGGATTTTCTTAGGGTCAGGATCCTGGCGACGGTCTTCTTGATCTCGCGGATCTCGCGGACGTCGGCCATTTTCTTGGCCGCCACCTTGAAGCGAAACTCGCGGATCTTGTTCCGGGAATCCCGGAGCAGCCGGTCCAGCTCGGCGTCGGATTTTTCGCGCAATTCCTTGATGTCCATAAATCCTTGCTGGTTAAGCGGCTAATTCTTGACGAGAAACTTGGATTTCATCGGCAGCTTGTAGCCGGCGAGCTCCATCGCTTCGCGAGCCGCTTCCTCGGTCACGCCATCCATCTCGAAGAGCACGGTGCCGGGGCGGATGACGGCCACATAGTGGTCGACGGCGCCCTTGCCGCCGCCCATGGTCGACTCGTTGCCATGGTTCGTGATCGGCTTGTCCGGGAAAATGCGGATCCAGATCTTGCCGCCGCGCTTGATGAAGCGGGT
This is a stretch of genomic DNA from Patescibacteria group bacterium. It encodes these proteins:
- the rplP gene encoding 50S ribosomal protein L16 — protein: MLLPAKVKHRKMHKGRARNTRVATTKTEISFGTYGLKALGAAWVTSRQIEAARRAMTRFIKRGGKIWIRIFPDKPITNHGNESTMGGGKGAVDHYVAVIRPGTVLFEMDGVTEEAAREAMELAGYKLPMKSKFLVKN